A stretch of Aphanothece sacrum FPU1 DNA encodes these proteins:
- a CDS encoding glycerol-3-phosphate acyltransferase codes for MLSIWGSLLIFLFCPLLGGLPLIEWITHFFTGQKLSTLGTKNVSVSAAFYHGGTFVGILCVLSEAGKGIISVLLARHFFPEQPVWELISLIALIVGRYWMGKGAGTTNLFWGIMVHDWQANLLTTLISGGSFTIIRDRFIGRLVTLFLLAFILTVRHSGDSNYVIMSWILVGLVAWIFQKIPDDLDLPETGVNSSKKMFKFFRGDQAILSLNNLLKPQKVGQKAATLSYLKRLGYQVPDGWILLPGDDPQPLLDYLDPQIHYPLVVRSSAIGEDSETASAAGQYRTILNVNNPEVLKAAIIDCFTSYNNGNAVQYRQDRGQDEQGMVVLIQIQVKGVFSGVAFSRDPVNPVNDIVVVEALPGEAKRVVSGQFTPEQYRVMIQRFEDNDVITIESLPDQVSGDIPPQLIEMVASLTRDIEDLYHGIPQDIEWSYDGQQLWLLQARSITTLQPIWTRKIASEVIPGVIHPLTWSINRPLTCGVWGDLFTLVLGKKTQGLDFNETATLHYQQAYFNATLLGSIFQRMGLPADSLEFLLRGEKFSKPPLISTLQNTPGLLRLFKAESKLEKDFNQEYTTLFEPTLTRLFNQSLNDLSESQLLDRIETILLVLKRATYYSILAPLSLALRQTILKVSAQDLDNRYTPEIASIKALENLASQTIYLIDINGIETQESLFLSLENHPDGHMIIENFQHILEEYGYLSDIATDISIPRWKDNSASVKKIFTQLLINQNSLEQKLSSSRKIRNWKITQVQKRLNLKGKVTEIYSQLLAQLRWSFLAIGELFHHRELIKDINNIFLLTHEEIIQLIESTENDLQNNISQLLEQRQREFEENQKLTNIPYVVYGNITPTPVKLTPSPLNSKQQLRGIGASPGKVEGIVKICKNLQYLGEIEPNTILVVPYTDSGWGPWLARASGIIAEVGGSLSHGAIIAREYGIPAVMNIHHATQLLKDGQIIRLDGQLGIIEIL; via the coding sequence ATGTTATCTATTTGGGGTTCTCTCTTAATTTTCTTGTTTTGTCCTCTGTTGGGTGGTCTTCCTTTAATTGAGTGGATTACACACTTTTTTACGGGACAAAAACTCTCTACATTAGGCACTAAAAATGTATCTGTTTCTGCTGCTTTTTATCATGGGGGAACCTTTGTCGGTATTCTTTGTGTTTTATCAGAAGCAGGTAAAGGTATTATTTCTGTTTTATTAGCCCGCCATTTTTTTCCTGAACAACCTGTCTGGGAATTAATATCTTTAATTGCTTTAATTGTCGGACGTTATTGGATGGGAAAAGGGGCCGGAACGACTAATTTATTTTGGGGTATAATGGTTCATGATTGGCAAGCAAATCTGTTAACTACTTTGATAAGTGGAGGCAGTTTTACTATTATTCGTGATCGATTCATCGGTCGTTTAGTGACTTTATTTTTACTTGCTTTTATCTTAACTGTTAGACATTCTGGTGACTCTAACTATGTCATCATGTCTTGGATTTTAGTAGGCTTAGTAGCTTGGATTTTTCAAAAAATTCCTGATGATTTAGATTTACCAGAAACTGGAGTTAATTCTTCTAAAAAAATGTTTAAATTCTTTCGAGGCGATCAAGCAATTCTCTCTTTAAATAATCTATTAAAACCACAAAAAGTTGGACAAAAAGCCGCTACGTTATCTTATCTTAAACGCTTAGGTTATCAGGTTCCTGATGGTTGGATCTTGTTACCAGGAGATGATCCTCAACCTTTATTAGACTATCTTGATCCACAGATTCATTATCCTTTAGTGGTTCGTTCTTCTGCTATAGGAGAAGATAGTGAAACTGCTTCAGCAGCCGGACAATATAGAACTATTTTAAATGTTAATAATCCCGAAGTATTAAAAGCTGCAATTATTGATTGTTTTACTTCTTATAATAATGGGAATGCTGTTCAATATCGACAAGATAGAGGACAAGATGAACAAGGAATGGTCGTGTTAATTCAAATTCAAGTTAAAGGCGTATTTTCGGGGGTTGCTTTTAGTCGAGATCCGGTGAATCCTGTTAATGATATTGTGGTAGTAGAAGCTTTACCAGGAGAAGCTAAAAGAGTGGTTTCTGGACAATTTACTCCTGAACAATATCGGGTAATGATTCAACGATTTGAAGATAATGATGTAATAACAATTGAGAGTTTACCAGATCAAGTTTCGGGGGATATTCCACCTCAACTAATTGAAATGGTTGCCAGTTTAACAAGAGATATTGAAGACTTATATCATGGCATTCCTCAAGATATAGAATGGTCTTATGATGGACAACAATTATGGTTATTACAAGCAAGATCTATTACAACTTTACAACCTATTTGGACAAGAAAAATTGCCTCTGAAGTGATTCCAGGGGTCATTCATCCCTTAACTTGGTCTATTAATCGTCCGTTAACTTGTGGAGTTTGGGGAGATTTATTTACTTTAGTCTTAGGAAAGAAGACTCAAGGATTAGATTTTAATGAAACAGCAACCTTACATTATCAACAAGCTTATTTTAATGCTACTTTATTAGGTTCTATTTTTCAAAGAATGGGATTACCTGCTGATAGTTTAGAATTTTTATTAAGAGGGGAAAAATTCAGTAAACCTCCTTTGATTTCTACCTTACAAAATACTCCTGGTTTACTCCGTTTATTTAAAGCAGAATCCAAGTTAGAAAAAGATTTTAATCAGGAGTATACAACCTTATTTGAGCCAACGTTAACTCGTCTTTTCAATCAATCTCTTAATGATTTATCTGAGTCACAATTATTAGATAGAATTGAAACTATTTTATTAGTCTTAAAAAGAGCGACTTATTATAGTATTTTAGCCCCTTTAAGTTTAGCCTTAAGACAAACAATATTAAAGGTATCAGCTCAAGATCTTGATAATCGTTATACACCAGAAATCGCCTCAATAAAAGCTTTAGAAAATTTAGCTTCTCAGACAATTTATTTAATAGATATAAATGGTATAGAAACTCAAGAATCACTATTTTTATCTTTAGAAAATCATCCTGATGGTCATATGATTATCGAAAATTTTCAGCATATTTTAGAGGAATATGGTTATCTAAGTGATATTGCGACTGATATTTCGATTCCCCGTTGGAAAGATAACTCAGCATCAGTTAAAAAAATATTTACTCAATTACTTATTAATCAAAATAGTTTAGAGCAAAAATTATCGAGTTCTAGAAAAATAAGAAACTGGAAAATTACTCAGGTACAAAAAAGATTGAATTTAAAAGGAAAAGTTACAGAAATTTATTCTCAATTATTAGCCCAGTTACGTTGGTCATTTTTAGCTATAGGAGAATTATTTCATCACAGGGAATTAATTAAAGATATTAATAATATTTTCTTGTTAACACATGAGGAAATAATACAATTAATTGAGTCAACAGAAAATGATTTACAAAACAATATTAGTCAATTATTAGAACAAAGACAGAGAGAATTTGAAGAGAATCAAAAATTAACCAATATTCCCTATGTCGTCTATGGAAATATTACCCCAACTCCTGTAAAGTTAACCCCTTCTCCCTTAAATTCTAAACAACAATTACGAGGAATTGGAGCAAGTCCAGGAAAAGTGGAAGGAATAGTCAAAATCTGTAAAAATCTACAATATTTAGGAGAAATTGAACCTAATACAATTTTAGTGGTTCCCTATACTGATTCAGGATGGGGTCCCTGGTTAGCCCGCGCTAGTGGTATCATTGCTGAAGTAGGAGGTTCTCTATCTCATGGGGCAATTATAGCGCGAGAATATGGTATTCCTGCAGTGATGAATATTCATCATGCCACTCAATTATTAAAAGATGGCCAAATAATACGTCTAGATGGCCAATTAGGGATTATTGAGATATTATAA
- a CDS encoding dynamin family protein: MSNLSRSHNPEALESAVNSLLKLAQQEISTQDNSIISSSIALVKTLLKKVTNPRFEIILVGTFSAGKSTVLNALLNKELLYSDARHTTGTKCYIQYAEEGEEKIQQVFFNGQEIGQRVKDLCQQLAIQELNNNSEKNIWEAITQSIAIIKHKFKNTEEKNHNKKILESLLTAIENNKDKIDFTNRKSSNPIPFNSQQSQDFTDREKTAGIIESFNYYYHNTLLKDGNVFVDLPGIDAPIEADAQIALDKLKDEKTSAIIFILETASKGEITLPEREVMDIINNNSSISSRVFWLFNRIDSIWKGEESDEYKAYKKVRDEEFSSKERCYETSALLGLYGNLLLSAGELNQSNEFGLQSLMNQAIYNKNQQFFEAFKAYLISPKLKGKYTVNVMNDEKPEDTYKRVVEKHSKALIEQMVKDSGVNEFRQGIENYLNTEKWPALYQDLSEPLSDLSLRLRDIYINQNENFKREPKTLADFEYVEQKQISEKLKQLSEKIAQSITQKVDEVVAKKNTEFENDFNVLKTKVNQRFNQLIDDSFIDNIKNSTTNNSSNRGYVTFPRLAILVEAFYFLADGLKEVMLEESQKLIQSFFTELHNTIRTDCSELFQYFKNENEVIKQVENLEKDVKFAIQTNVRDQCVSYVREGKGFYSNNNNFNQILAGVFPELNTDQKEQKSNPDTKEQIITLFKTDFEPKLQDTLDNKLYEGITQPLVDNLRKKCDSLKEVIQNNPEGIKYISDAQITRDAQQKLDQYNSDKNKIDQNIKAYNVAINNINNDPDWISYNIKKLIDIPISDSNSTPN, translated from the coding sequence ATGTCTAATCTCTCCCGTTCTCATAATCCTGAAGCACTCGAAAGTGCAGTTAATTCCTTACTTAAACTCGCTCAACAAGAAATCTCTACCCAAGATAATTCAATAATTTCGAGTTCAATAGCGTTAGTTAAAACTTTACTAAAAAAAGTAACTAATCCTCGTTTTGAAATTATTTTAGTTGGCACTTTTAGTGCGGGTAAATCAACTGTTTTGAATGCTTTATTAAATAAAGAATTACTGTATAGTGATGCTCGTCACACCACAGGAACTAAATGCTATATTCAGTATGCGGAAGAAGGGGAAGAAAAAATCCAACAAGTCTTTTTCAATGGACAAGAAATCGGACAAAGAGTTAAAGATTTATGTCAACAATTAGCAATACAAGAATTAAATAATAATTCAGAAAAAAACATTTGGGAAGCTATTACACAAAGTATTGCGATTATTAAACATAAATTCAAGAATACAGAGGAGAAAAATCACAACAAAAAAATTTTAGAAAGTTTACTAACAGCAATAGAAAATAATAAAGATAAAATTGATTTTACTAACCGTAAGTCTTCTAATCCTATCCCATTTAACTCCCAACAATCCCAGGATTTCACCGATAGGGAAAAAACAGCAGGTATTATTGAAAGCTTCAATTATTACTATCATAATACATTGCTTAAAGATGGCAATGTTTTTGTCGATTTACCAGGTATTGATGCACCTATTGAAGCAGATGCTCAAATCGCACTAGATAAGTTAAAGGATGAAAAAACATCCGCTATTATTTTTATTCTGGAAACTGCTAGTAAAGGAGAAATTACGCTGCCAGAAAGAGAGGTAATGGATATAATCAACAATAATTCTAGTATTAGTAGTCGCGTTTTTTGGCTTTTTAATCGAATTGACTCAATTTGGAAAGGTGAGGAATCAGATGAGTATAAAGCTTATAAAAAGGTTCGTGATGAAGAATTTAGTAGTAAAGAAAGATGTTACGAAACCAGTGCTTTATTAGGTTTATACGGGAATCTTTTGCTTTCAGCAGGTGAATTGAATCAATCTAATGAATTTGGATTACAATCTTTAATGAATCAAGCTATTTATAATAAAAATCAACAATTTTTCGAGGCTTTTAAAGCTTATTTAATTTCTCCAAAGCTAAAAGGCAAATATACTGTCAATGTAATGAATGATGAAAAGCCTGAAGATACTTACAAACGAGTTGTAGAAAAACACAGTAAAGCTTTAATTGAACAAATGGTAAAAGACAGTGGTGTAAACGAATTTCGTCAGGGAATTGAAAATTATTTAAACACCGAAAAATGGCCAGCACTCTATCAAGATTTATCGGAACCTTTAAGTGATCTTTCCTTACGTTTACGGGATATTTATATTAACCAAAATGAAAATTTTAAAAGAGAACCTAAGACATTAGCAGATTTTGAATATGTAGAACAAAAGCAAATTTCGGAAAAATTAAAGCAACTTAGTGAAAAAATAGCACAGTCTATTACCCAAAAAGTTGATGAAGTTGTAGCCAAGAAAAATACAGAATTTGAAAACGATTTTAATGTTCTAAAAACTAAGGTAAATCAACGTTTTAATCAACTTATAGACGATTCTTTTATTGACAATATCAAGAATTCAACAACTAATAACAGTAGTAATAGAGGTTATGTAACTTTTCCTCGATTAGCTATTTTGGTGGAAGCATTTTATTTTCTTGCTGATGGATTAAAAGAGGTCATGCTTGAAGAATCTCAAAAGTTAATACAAAGTTTTTTTACTGAACTACACAACACAATAAGGACAGATTGTTCTGAACTTTTCCAATATTTTAAAAATGAGAATGAAGTAATAAAACAGGTAGAAAATTTAGAAAAGGATGTTAAATTCGCTATTCAAACTAATGTTCGAGATCAATGTGTTAGTTATGTTCGAGAAGGAAAAGGTTTTTATTCCAATAACAATAACTTCAATCAAATTCTGGCAGGTGTTTTTCCAGAGTTAAATACTGATCAAAAAGAACAAAAATCAAATCCTGACACAAAAGAACAAATTATCACACTTTTTAAGACTGATTTTGAACCGAAATTGCAAGACACACTTGACAACAAATTATATGAAGGAATCACTCAACCTTTAGTAGATAATCTTCGGAAAAAATGTGATAGCTTAAAGGAAGTGATTCAAAATAACCCTGAAGGAATTAAGTATATTTCCGATGCTCAAATTACAAGGGATGCTCAACAAAAATTAGATCAATATAATTCAGATAAAAATAAAATTGACCAGAATATTAAGGCTTACAATGTCGCTATTAACAATATTAATAACGATCCTGATTGGATAAGCTATAATATTAAAAAACTAATTGATATTCCGATATCAGATAGCAATTCAACTCCTAATTGA
- a CDS encoding M16 family metallopeptidase: MPSKAAPSSSITPYLNRAIERITQFQLDNGMKFIVMENHDAPVVSFVTYADVGGVDEPDGKTGVAHFLEHLAFKGTRQIGTTNYAEEKPLLDKLDQLFTQMKAAKAEGKTEEAEKLAQEFDKVQSQSLKFVQQNAFGKIVEASGGVGINAQTSSEATVYFYSFPSNKLELWMSLESERFLDPVFREFYKEQQVILEERRLRTDNSPVGQMIEAFLDQAFTEHPYKRPVIGYNKDISNLTREDVQKFFDQYYGPSNLTIAIVGDVNAEQVKQFAKVYFGRYPAKPRPPQVTKVEPPQTKTREVTLELASQPWYLEGYHRPALNHPDNAIYEVMASLLSSGRTSRLYKSLVEDKQVALVAQGFNGFPGDKYPNLVLFYAQTAPNATVEQVAAALKTEIERLKKEPVSEKDLERVKNQLRADLLRSLDSNLGMARALVEYQVKTGSWRNLFDQLQAIEAVTPADIQRVAKQTFTEENRTIGRILPKSSK; this comes from the coding sequence ATGCCCTCAAAAGCTGCGCCTTCTTCTTCTATTACCCCTTATCTTAATCGAGCTATTGAGCGAATTACTCAATTTCAGTTAGATAATGGCATGAAATTCATTGTCATGGAAAATCATGACGCACCTGTAGTATCTTTTGTCACCTATGCAGATGTAGGGGGAGTGGATGAACCTGATGGCAAAACAGGAGTGGCTCATTTTTTAGAACATTTGGCTTTTAAAGGAACGCGACAAATTGGTACTACTAATTATGCCGAAGAAAAACCCCTTTTAGATAAACTAGATCAATTATTTACCCAAATGAAAGCGGCTAAAGCGGAGGGAAAAACAGAAGAAGCAGAAAAATTAGCTCAAGAATTTGATAAAGTTCAAAGTCAGTCCTTAAAATTTGTCCAACAAAATGCTTTTGGTAAAATTGTTGAAGCGTCTGGGGGAGTAGGAATTAATGCCCAAACTTCTTCGGAAGCAACTGTTTATTTTTATAGTTTTCCCTCCAATAAATTAGAATTGTGGATGTCTTTAGAATCAGAAAGATTCTTAGATCCGGTATTTCGAGAATTTTATAAGGAACAACAGGTTATCTTAGAAGAACGTCGCCTTAGAACTGATAATAGTCCTGTTGGTCAAATGATTGAAGCATTTTTAGATCAAGCGTTTACAGAACATCCTTATAAACGGCCAGTAATTGGTTATAACAAGGATATTAGTAATCTAACCCGTGAGGATGTACAAAAGTTTTTTGATCAATATTATGGCCCCAGTAATTTAACTATTGCTATTGTGGGAGATGTAAACGCAGAACAGGTAAAACAATTCGCTAAGGTTTATTTTGGTCGTTATCCGGCTAAACCCAGACCTCCTCAAGTGACTAAAGTTGAACCTCCTCAAACCAAAACCCGTGAAGTTACCCTAGAATTAGCCTCTCAACCTTGGTATCTTGAAGGATATCATCGTCCGGCGTTAAACCATCCTGATAATGCTATTTATGAGGTCATGGCTAGTTTACTGAGTTCAGGGCGTACCTCTCGTTTATACAAGTCTTTAGTAGAAGATAAACAGGTTGCTCTGGTGGCCCAAGGTTTTAACGGCTTTCCTGGGGATAAATACCCGAATTTGGTCTTATTTTATGCCCAAACTGCTCCTAATGCTACGGTAGAACAAGTAGCTGCTGCCTTAAAGACAGAAATTGAAAGACTCAAAAAAGAACCAGTCTCTGAAAAAGACTTAGAACGGGTAAAAAATCAACTACGGGCTGATTTATTGCGATCGCTTGATTCTAATTTAGGAATGGCTCGCGCTTTGGTAGAATATCAGGTTAAAACGGGAAGTTGGCGCAATTTATTTGACCAGTTACAGGCCATAGAAGCTGTTACCCCGGCGGATATTCAAAGAGTAGCCAAACAAACCTTTACTGAAGAAAATCGCACCATTGGGCGAATTTTACCGAAATCTAGCAAATAA